From one Streptomyces sp. R41 genomic stretch:
- a CDS encoding AAA family ATPase gives MDPTTDNAGYAGDPGTARSSLEALRAEIAKAVVGQDPAVTGLVVALLCRGHVLLEGVPGVAKTLLVRALASALELDTKRVQFTPDLMPSDVTGSLVYDARTAEFSFQPGPVFTNLLLADEINRTPPKTQSSLLEAMEERQVTVDGTPRLLPEPFLVAATQNPVEYEGTYPLPEAQLDRFLLKLTIPLPSRQDEISVLTRHAEGFNPRDLRAAGVRPVAGPADLEAARAAVAKTAISPEITGYVVDICRATRESPSLTLGVSPRGATALLATARAWAWLTGRDYVIPDDVKALALPTLRHRIQLRPEAEMEGVTADSVINAILAHVPVPR, from the coding sequence ATGGACCCGACCACTGACAACGCCGGGTACGCCGGGGATCCGGGCACCGCCCGCTCCTCCCTGGAGGCCCTGCGCGCCGAGATCGCCAAAGCCGTGGTCGGCCAGGACCCCGCCGTGACCGGCCTCGTCGTCGCCCTCCTCTGCCGCGGACACGTTCTACTTGAAGGAGTCCCCGGAGTCGCCAAAACGTTGCTCGTCCGCGCCCTCGCATCCGCACTCGAACTCGACACCAAGCGTGTCCAGTTCACTCCCGACCTGATGCCGAGCGACGTCACCGGCTCCCTCGTCTACGACGCCCGCACCGCCGAGTTCTCCTTCCAGCCGGGGCCGGTCTTCACCAATCTCCTCCTCGCCGACGAGATCAACCGCACCCCGCCCAAAACCCAGTCGTCCCTCCTCGAAGCGATGGAGGAACGCCAGGTCACGGTCGACGGCACCCCGCGACTGCTCCCCGAGCCGTTCCTGGTCGCCGCGACCCAGAACCCTGTCGAGTACGAGGGCACCTACCCCCTCCCCGAAGCCCAACTGGACCGCTTCCTCCTCAAACTGACGATCCCTCTGCCGTCCCGTCAGGACGAGATCAGCGTCCTCACCCGCCACGCCGAGGGATTCAACCCGCGCGACCTGCGCGCCGCCGGCGTACGCCCCGTAGCGGGCCCCGCCGACCTCGAAGCCGCACGCGCCGCCGTCGCCAAGACAGCCATCTCCCCCGAAATCACTGGCTACGTAGTCGACATCTGCCGCGCCACCCGCGAATCGCCGTCCCTCACCCTCGGCGTGTCACCCCGTGGTGCGACAGCGCTCCTCGCCACGGCCCGCGCCTGGGCCTGGCTGACCGGCCGCGACTACGTCATCCCCGACGACGTAAAGGCCCTGGCCCTCCCCACACTCCGTCACCGCATCCAACTCCGCCCCGAGGCGGAGATGGAGGGAGTGACGGCCGATTCCGTCATCAACGCGATCCTCGCCCACGTCCCCGTTCCCCGCTGA
- a CDS encoding DUF58 domain-containing protein, producing MALTGRTALLAALGALPVGIWEPSWTGILAVNAPLALACACDAALAAPVRRLGLTRSGDTSVRLGETADVTLTVTNLSGRPLRARLRDAWPPSSWEPGTEVAASRHHLTVPAGERRRLTTRLRPTRRGDRQADRVTIRSYGPLGLFARQGSHKVPWTVRVLPPFTSRKHLPSKLARLRELDGRTSVLTRGEGTEFDSLREYVPGDDTRSIDWRATARQTTVAVRTWRPERDRHILVVLDTGRTSAGRVGDAPRLDASMDAALLLAALASRAGDRVDLLAYDRRVRALVQGRAAGDVLPSLVNAMATLEPELVETDARGLTATALRTGPRRSLIVLLTSLDAAPIEEGLLPVLPLLTQRHTVLVASVADPHIARMAKARGNTDAVYEAAAAAQAQTERHRTAEQLQRHGVTVVDATPDDLAPALADAYLALKAAGRL from the coding sequence ATGGCACTCACCGGACGTACCGCCCTCCTGGCGGCCCTCGGCGCACTCCCCGTCGGCATCTGGGAGCCGAGCTGGACGGGCATCCTCGCCGTGAACGCGCCCCTGGCCCTGGCCTGCGCCTGCGACGCCGCCCTGGCGGCTCCCGTACGGCGCCTCGGCCTGACCCGCTCCGGCGACACCTCGGTACGCCTCGGCGAAACCGCCGACGTCACCCTGACCGTCACCAACCTCTCCGGCCGGCCCCTACGCGCCCGCCTGCGCGACGCCTGGCCGCCGAGCAGCTGGGAACCAGGCACGGAGGTAGCCGCCTCCCGCCACCACCTGACGGTCCCCGCCGGCGAACGCCGTCGCCTCACCACCCGTCTGCGCCCCACCCGCCGCGGCGACCGCCAGGCGGACCGCGTCACCATCCGCTCCTACGGCCCGCTCGGCCTCTTCGCCCGGCAGGGCAGCCACAAAGTCCCCTGGACGGTACGAGTCCTGCCGCCCTTCACAAGCCGCAAGCACCTCCCCTCCAAACTGGCCCGGCTTCGCGAACTCGACGGCCGCACCAGCGTGCTCACACGCGGCGAGGGCACCGAATTCGACAGTCTTCGCGAGTACGTCCCCGGCGACGACACCCGCTCCATCGACTGGCGCGCCACGGCCCGACAGACCACGGTCGCCGTACGCACCTGGCGCCCCGAACGCGACCGCCACATCCTCGTGGTCCTCGACACGGGCCGTACCTCGGCGGGCCGAGTGGGCGACGCCCCCCGCCTCGACGCATCCATGGACGCGGCCCTGCTCCTCGCCGCCCTGGCCTCCCGGGCCGGCGACCGCGTGGACCTCCTCGCATACGATCGCCGGGTACGCGCCCTCGTCCAGGGCCGTGCCGCAGGCGACGTCCTCCCGTCCCTGGTCAACGCGATGGCCACCCTCGAACCGGAACTCGTCGAGACAGACGCCCGCGGCCTCACCGCCACAGCACTCCGTACGGGCCCACGCCGCTCCCTGATCGTGCTGCTGACCAGCCTCGACGCGGCCCCCATCGAGGAGGGGCTGCTTCCCGTGCTCCCCCTCCTCACTCAGCGCCATACGGTCCTGGTGGCATCGGTGGCCGATCCGCACATCGCCCGCATGGCGAAGGCTCGGGGAAACACCGATGCGGTGTACGAAGCGGCCGCCGCGGCCCAGGCCCAGACGGAACGCCATCGCACGGCCGAACAGCTTCAGCGCCACGGTGTGACGGTCGTCGACGCGACACCGGACGACCTGGCACCTGCTCTGGCGGACGCGTATCTGGCGCTCAAGGCGGCGGGGCGGCTGTAA